In Eremothecium gossypii ATCC 10895 chromosome II, complete sequence, the genomic window AGAGACTAGCGCTCCGGGCCTATTTTAAGATTACTTCTCTATATATTTGCCAGGAAAGATACCGCGTCCAAGTTAGCATTTGAAGCCATTTTTAAGACAAGTTTTACAAGACCTGGCACCTTAGGCTATTAAGAAATAAAATTCCATTGCTATAATAGAATTCAAACTCAATATTTGGATTTTAATCGCTACTTAGAGTTTGCTTCGCTACCGAGGATGAGTATTGTCATGGACAAGAACCTCAGCTTTAACAGCGAGCAGTTATTGAATGTAACTACCGAAGAGGAAGAAGGGAATGGGGAGGGGTTTCCTGGTATATGTGGTCATCATTCATCTACGCTCACAGAAAGGACGATGAACCTCGTCGCTGTGTCTACCGCTGCCGCATCTTCGCTATCTGCAAATCTTATCACAACACCCAGCAGCCCTCCAGTTGTACATCGCGAGTCCCAAAAGAAGCGTAAGAAGGCTCGAAGGCTACTACGCAAATGGAAACAGACCGTTAAGCAAAAACTACATATTGCAAATTACGATACAAATGGGGCATATACGAACAACCAGAGTACGGCCACTAGCATGAGTGAGCTAAAAGACGCTTTAAGCTGTTACTATAAATTTAAGTCCGATGAATCCAAGATTGAGGAGATGTTTGAGACGATGATGTTCAAGAACAATGGGCAGAGTCCGCCTATTACTAGAGATCAGGAGCTACGAGAGCTTGTACCCTTTGAAATCATAGGGGAGCAGAAGCTAGCCGacttgaagaagaagttAGATGTATTTAGTAATTGCTTATCTGCGCTCGACGATGACAAGCCATGGAATCAATCTAGCGGCTTCAACTCTCCAAATGATTTGAAGGCTCCTCGCTCTGCTATTGGTGGGTCGGGATCCCCACCCGACTTGGTATCAGGAATCTCTACATTAGATAGTGCTGAACCACCCGAATCATTGGATAAGCCTTCCTGTTGTCAGCTCCTCAGTGGCGATGACTGCTGCATAAATGAATCTGCAGACTCGACTCCACATGTTGGACTTACGACAGGCAGTTCGAAAGCCTCTTCAATTGTTGAAAAAATCGCTTCGTTTGTTAGAACCCCAAAGACCAGTGAGACCAGTCCGATGGATTCTGTACGGCTAAGCTCTCCTCTTGATAGTGAGTTTGAAGTGCAGCGCCTAGTCATCCCCACATTCCGTATGAACGCTGGTAAGAATATGGATGTGTCGCATATCGTAGAAAACTTAAAGAGTGGTACAATAACAGAAAATGATTTATTGTATCTAGCCTCCATGTATGCCGCCCAGGAGGTCGGCTTCATGGATAAATCATTCTACGACGACCAGGGCAATGAGGCTGACAATGAATCTGCGACATCGGACGATTTAGAAAAGGAGCGGCAAACCATAACTACGGATGAAAGAGATTATTACAAAAACAACCACGAGAGCCCTGATTCCGTAAAGTTTGACAGATTTTCATACTTGGTCATCTATAATGCCTCTAAAAAATGTGACA contains:
- the GIP1 gene encoding protein phosphatase regulator GIP1 (Syntenic homolog of Saccharomyces cerevisiae YBR045C (GIP1)); amino-acid sequence: MSIVMDKNLSFNSEQLLNVTTEEEEGNGEGFPGICGHHSSTLTERTMNLVAVSTAAASSLSANLITTPSSPPVVHRESQKKRKKARRLLRKWKQTVKQKLHIANYDTNGAYTNNQSTATSMSELKDALSCYYKFKSDESKIEEMFETMMFKNNGQSPPITRDQELRELVPFEIIGEQKLADLKKKLDVFSNCLSALDDDKPWNQSSGFNSPNDLKAPRSAIGGSGSPPDLVSGISTLDSAEPPESLDKPSCCQLLSGDDCCINESADSTPHVGLTTGSSKASSIVEKIASFVRTPKTSETSPMDSVRLSSPLDSEFEVQRLVIPTFRMNAGKNMDVSHIVENLKSGTITENDLLYLASMYAAQEVGFMDKSFYDDQGNEADNESATSDDLEKERQTITTDERDYYKNNHESPDSVKFDRFSYLVIYNASKKCDSSGLKKRSTRNNSGSIIQGTTAVDSGYEGDDDEPHSPNITESDGSLCKSILKSKNNDKEYLESQRAVKCDKVSVDEFLEFFEQYENERRDGEHMLTSARDKQLCNYYSNEYFPEISCQSNPVKATTEFTRSKLATEHNIGRELMDVKSEVDSYNCYNDCSSVIGVEAN